In Callospermophilus lateralis isolate mCalLat2 chromosome 18, mCalLat2.hap1, whole genome shotgun sequence, one DNA window encodes the following:
- the Foxf1 gene encoding forkhead box protein F1 yields the protein MSSAPEKQQPPHGGGGGGGGGGGAAMDPASSGPSKAKKTNAGIRRPEKPPYSYIALIVMAIQSSPTKRLTLSEIYQFLQSRFPFFRGSYQGWKNSVRHNLSLNECFIKLPKGLGRPGKGHYWTIDPASEFMFEEGSFRRRPRGFRRKCQALKPMYSMMNGLGFNHLPDTYGFQGSTGGLSCPPNSLALEGGLGMMNGHLPGNVDGMALPSHSVPHLPSNGGHSYMGSCGGAAAGEYPHHDSSVPASPLLPAAASGVMEPHAVYSGSAAAWPPSASAALNSGASYIKQQPLSPCNPAATPLSGSLSTHSLDQPYLHQNSHNAPAELQGIPRYHSQSPSMCDRKEFVFSFNAMASSSMHSASGGSYYHQQVTYQDIKPCVM from the exons ATGTCTTCGGCGCCCGAGAAGCAGCAGCCACCgcacggcggcggcggcggcggcggcgggggagGCGGCGCGGCCATGGACCCCGCGTCGTCCGGCCCGTCCAAAGCCAAGAAGACGAACGCCGGCATCCGGCGCCCGGAGAAGCCGCCCTACTCGTACATCGCGCTCATCGTCATGGCCATCCAGAGCTCGCCCACCAAGCGCCTGACGCTCAGCGAGATCTACCAGTTCCTGCAGAGCCGCTTCCCCTTCTTCCGCGGCTCCTACCAGGGCTGGAAGAACTCCGTGCGCCACAACCTCTCGCTCAACGAGTGCTTCATCAAGCTGCCCAAGGGCCTCGGGCGTCCCGGCAAGGGCCACTACTGGACCATCGACCCGGCCAGCGAGTTCATGTTCGAGGAGGGCTCCTTTCGGCGGCGGCCGCGCGGCTTCCGAAGGAAGTGCCAGGCGCTGAAGCCCATGTACAGCATGATGAACGGGCTCGGCTTCAACCACCTCCCGGACACCTATGGCTTCCAGGGCTCCACCGGCGGCCTCTCCTGTCCGCCCAACAGCCTGGCGCTGGAGGGCGGCCTGGGCATGATGAACGGCCACTTGCCGGGCAACGTGGACGGCATGGCTCTGCCCAGCCACTCGGTGCCCCACCTGCCCTCCAACGGCGGCCACTCGTACATGGGCAGCTGCGGCGGCGCGGCCGCGGGCGAGTACCCGCACCACGACAGCTCCGTGCCGGCCTCCCCTCTGTTGCCGGCGGCCGCCAGCGGGGTCATGGAGCCGCACGCAGTCTACTCAGGCTCTGCGGCTGCCTGGCCGCCCTCGGCCTCTGCGGCGCTCAACAGCGGAGCCTCCTACATCAAGCAGCAGCCCCTGTCCCCCTGCAACCCTGCAGCCACCCCCTTGTCCGGCAGCCTCTCCACGCACTCCCTGGACCAGCCATATCTGCACCAGAACAGCCACAACGCTCCAGCTGAGCTGCAAG GCATCCCGCGGTATCATTCCCAGTCGCCCAGCATGTGTGACCGAAAGGAGTTCGTCTTCTCCTTCAACGCCATGGCGTCCTCCTCCATGCACTCGGCCAGCGGGGGCTCCTACTACCACCAGCAGGTCACCTACCAAGACATCAAGCCCTGCGTGATGTGA